In one Candidatus Bathyarchaeota archaeon genomic region, the following are encoded:
- a CDS encoding sugar phosphate isomerase/epimerase yields the protein MKVGISMLHCLSEPFNKMLKYITNTEVTHVEIVDDGLHALNKRKTLKLKEVGKRYNLQFSVHAPFADINIASPSKFLLNAMIKRLEKSIHFASLLEAHVWVFHPGLKTGISMFYPELDWIQNCETARILYKIAQKNGVEIAIENVPEPYPFLMKSVEHFKKFYEEVDVGIGLALDVGHANLNGQIELFLKTFSNKVVHIHVHDNRGKEDEHLGIGYGTVNWRRFVEILKETSYNNVLVIESIEKITESINNLKSILE from the coding sequence ATGAAAGTTGGAATTTCAATGCTACACTGCCTAAGCGAACCCTTCAACAAAATGCTCAAATACATAACAAACACGGAGGTCACCCACGTAGAAATAGTTGACGATGGCCTTCATGCTCTAAACAAAAGAAAAACCTTAAAGCTGAAAGAGGTTGGAAAACGCTACAACCTACAGTTTTCCGTTCATGCACCCTTTGCAGACATAAACATTGCGTCACCGTCCAAATTCTTGTTAAACGCTATGATTAAGCGATTAGAAAAATCCATACACTTTGCAAGCCTATTGGAAGCGCATGTTTGGGTTTTCCATCCGGGCTTGAAAACAGGCATAAGCATGTTTTATCCCGAGCTTGACTGGATTCAAAACTGTGAAACTGCAAGGATACTTTACAAAATTGCGCAAAAAAATGGTGTAGAAATAGCCATAGAAAATGTTCCAGAGCCTTACCCCTTCCTAATGAAGAGCGTAGAACACTTCAAAAAATTCTACGAAGAAGTCGACGTAGGAATTGGTTTAGCTCTCGACGTTGGACATGCAAACCTAAACGGGCAGATAGAGCTTTTCCTTAAAACTTTTTCAAACAAAGTTGTGCATATTCATGTCCATGATAACCGCGGGAAGGAGGATGAGCATTTAGGCATAGGCTACGGAACTGTGAATTGGAGGAGGTTTGTAGAAATTCTAAAAGAAACGTCTTACAACAATGTTTTGGTGATTGAATCTATCGAAAAAATTACTGAAAGCATCAACAACTTGAAATCAATACTGGAGTAG
- a CDS encoding aldehyde ferredoxin oxidoreductase family protein has protein sequence MTIQYGGYMGKILRVDLSRQKVVVEELKKSFVDMFIGGKGYAYFLYNSVEPKIDPFDPSNKVIFATGPLTGTTASGFAGRHVVITKSPLTSLFLDTYAGGFFGARLKFSGYDAIIIEGRSEKPVFLWVHDGEIEIRKAEHLWGKMTDETEVMVKEEIGEKEASVARIGPAGEKLVRFASVIHDEGRDAGRGGAGAVLGSKRLKAIAVSGTSKPSVVNPEKLEEAYKNIKDMIKKNPATAEVLPNFGTPGFVGVANALGGWAVKCYTTGVFEGADSLSGEYMKENFVVKRASCFGCTIGCRKICEIKSGPYAGTKLDGPEFESICLLGANCSVSSLETVAYAACLCDQYGMDTISTGSVISLAMMLCEKGILKAENLGKLKIGFGSGEALINLVKSVGERTGLGDILAEGSKRMAEKLGKEAEYYASHVKGLECPAWDPRAFWGHALSLSIGDRGACHTHSATLGLEIGGVLDRFSIENKAKSVKETEELNAANDTLIHCIFWTHFVPWLPEYSAEILNAVTGMNMDGKRFIMVGERILNLTRMFNVREGITRRDDALPKRLMEQPHPDGPSKGKIVTREMLNKMLDDYYKLRGWNKDGIPTEEKKRELNLLSL, from the coding sequence ATGACTATCCAGTATGGCGGATATATGGGTAAGATCTTAAGGGTGGATTTGTCTCGGCAAAAGGTTGTTGTGGAAGAGCTGAAGAAAAGCTTCGTGGACATGTTTATTGGAGGCAAGGGATACGCATACTTTCTCTACAATTCCGTGGAGCCTAAGATTGACCCTTTTGATCCATCCAATAAAGTGATTTTCGCAACGGGTCCTCTGACAGGGACTACAGCGTCTGGATTTGCAGGGAGGCATGTTGTGATAACAAAGTCGCCCTTGACATCACTGTTCTTAGACACTTACGCTGGTGGGTTTTTCGGTGCCAGACTGAAATTTTCAGGATACGACGCAATTATAATAGAGGGTAGGTCAGAGAAACCAGTCTTTCTATGGGTACATGACGGCGAAATTGAAATCAGAAAGGCTGAACATCTTTGGGGAAAGATGACAGACGAAACAGAGGTTATGGTTAAGGAGGAGATAGGCGAGAAAGAGGCAAGTGTAGCGCGTATAGGGCCCGCCGGTGAGAAACTTGTAAGGTTCGCCTCAGTTATACATGATGAGGGAAGAGATGCTGGAAGAGGTGGTGCCGGAGCAGTTCTTGGCTCAAAAAGGTTGAAGGCAATAGCCGTAAGTGGAACGTCTAAACCATCCGTGGTTAACCCTGAAAAACTGGAGGAAGCCTACAAGAACATTAAGGATATGATTAAGAAAAATCCTGCAACAGCGGAGGTTTTGCCAAACTTTGGAACACCAGGCTTCGTAGGCGTTGCAAATGCCCTTGGAGGCTGGGCTGTTAAATGCTACACTACTGGCGTCTTTGAGGGAGCTGACAGCCTAAGCGGAGAATACATGAAAGAGAACTTTGTCGTTAAAAGAGCGTCTTGTTTCGGTTGCACTATAGGCTGCCGTAAAATATGTGAAATCAAGAGCGGCCCATATGCCGGAACTAAACTTGACGGCCCCGAGTTCGAATCAATATGCTTGTTAGGCGCAAATTGCAGTGTATCCAGCCTCGAAACGGTCGCCTATGCTGCGTGCTTGTGTGATCAATACGGGATGGATACTATATCAACCGGCTCTGTTATATCCCTTGCTATGATGCTTTGTGAAAAAGGAATATTGAAAGCCGAAAACCTTGGAAAACTTAAAATTGGTTTTGGAAGCGGAGAAGCCTTAATCAATTTAGTTAAAAGCGTTGGAGAACGAACTGGTCTCGGAGATATACTGGCTGAGGGCTCAAAAAGAATGGCTGAAAAACTAGGCAAAGAGGCAGAGTACTATGCATCTCACGTGAAAGGTTTAGAATGTCCAGCGTGGGATCCTAGAGCTTTCTGGGGACACGCTTTATCGTTGTCGATAGGTGATAGGGGGGCTTGCCACACCCACTCGGCAACCCTTGGTCTGGAAATAGGTGGTGTGCTGGACAGGTTTAGCATAGAAAACAAAGCTAAAAGCGTCAAAGAAACCGAGGAGTTAAACGCTGCAAACGACACATTGATTCACTGTATATTCTGGACGCATTTTGTTCCATGGCTTCCCGAGTATTCCGCTGAAATACTAAACGCCGTCACTGGAATGAATATGGATGGAAAACGATTCATAATGGTCGGAGAAAGAATACTCAACCTGACGAGGATGTTCAACGTTAGGGAGGGAATAACAAGGAGGGATGATGCTCTTCCCAAACGTTTAATGGAGCAACCGCATCCAGATGGCCCCTCGAAGGGCAAAATTGTAACTCGTGAAATGCTAAACAAGATGCTGGATGACTACTACAAGCTCAGAGGATGGAACAAGGACGGGATACCCACTGAAGAGAAAAAGCGTGAACTCAACTTACTCTCTTTATAA